In Leptolyngbya subtilissima AS-A7, the genomic window ACCGCTGGCTCAACCAAACGGATTAAGCATACCGCCAGACCGAGAAGTTAGACCTAGCTCTTGTGCCTATTTCGCAACAGGCTCAGCCTAAGAAAGGGAATTTGGCAGGATTTGGGAATGACAGACGCTCAACGGCGTTGTGCCAACTCCCGCCTCACGATCCTAGGTGGGCAGCAAACCGTTGAGGAGCGCGGTGGCAAGAAACGTGGCTCCAATACCGCAGATCACTAGACCGGCCCGCTGTACGAAAAGAGTTGTAGACCGTTGGGTGAGCTGTCGCCCGACCAAAAAGGCAGCGATCGCAAGCCCCATCTGCACTGCTGTAAACCCAGCGAGATAGGCCACCAACGGCATGGATTCTGCACCAAAAATGGCCTCGCCGTAGGCAAACCCATGGAACAGCCCAGCTAGCACTGCCAAGCCTGTGATGGCGCTACTTTGAGGACGGTTGCGTAGCGCAAGCAGCACCCCAAACCCAAGCACTGAGCCAGCAATCACAAACTCCACTGCCGGTAACGTTAGCTCTGCCAGGTGCAGCCCTGTGCCAACCATAGCCGCCAGCACAAAGGCAGCAGGAATGACGATTCCCCAGGTGCTAACGGCTGCCAGTAGGCCCACAGCAACCACAAAGGCCACATGGTCGAGGCCAATAATGGGGTGAGCCAGTCCCGACAAAAACCCCTCAGCAAAGTTAGCGGGCACTCGGCCCCCGAGCGGATGGTGGGCCAGGCTGGGCAGGGGCAGCAGCAGGGCGGCGATCGCGCCCCCGATGCTACGACCTATCCGCTTCTGCGAAAAACCAGTCTTAATTGATTCCAAAGCAGTAAAGCGATAATTCATCCGTACCTCGCAGACGAAGAAAGAACAGTGGAAAACAGACCTGCGATCGGCGGGCATTCTGGCTCAGCGTCTTGGTGTTGGGCGAATACCCCCTCAACACCAAAACAGCTTTACAGCTGCGGGACAGCGGCAGACTTGCACTGCACTTTCCCCCTTGCCTCCAGTGGCTGATCCCCACCGGAACCGACAACGCCCAAGCATCATAGCATCGGGTGAATCTGGCCCCGCCGCTGGTTTATCAATAGTCATCTGGCGCACCACACGCAGCCAACGCCTTACCTAGGTGCGCTAGCATCGAGCAAAACCTACCCCTGCCCCCAATGGTTTCATCGTCTCGTCTGGCTCGGCAAAAAGAAATTATTGAAGTGGTGCTCGGCAACGGCTGGGACTACATGCGGCAGCTATTGGTGGGAGGCAAAGCCGATGAGCCCGAGATTCCGCCCCCCGCGGTGCTGCGCAACATTCTCACTGACCTGGGGCCGGTCTACGTCAAGCTAGGGCAGTTGTTGAGCACCCGCCCCGACCTCATGCCCCCGGCCTACATTGAGGAGCTCAGCAGCCTACAAACCACCGTACCGCCGGTAGACCCTAAGGAGATCGAAGCTTACATTCGCCAGCACCTGGGCAAGCCTCCCGAGGAGCTGTTTGAACGGCTGGACTATCAAGCGATCGCCGCCGGTTCCATTGCCCAAACCCACAAGGCGCTGCTCAAAGATGGTCGGCAGGTCGCTGTGAAGGTGCAGCGCCCCGGCATCGAGCGCCAGGTCGAGCGCGATATGACCCTAATTCGCGACGTTGCCCGGCTGGTGTCGGCTACCCAGTTTGGCCAGCGCTACAACGTAGTCGATTTAGCTGAAGAGTTTGCCGATGCCATCAATGCTGAACTCGACTTCACCACGGAGGCGGGCTACACTGACCAGCTGCGCCGCAACCTGTCTAAAAGCGCCTGGTACGACGCCAACCAGCTGATCGTGCCACAGATCTACTGGGATCTGACCAACACAAAAATTATGACCATGGAGTGGCTGGAGGGCACCCCTCTGCTCAAGGCCGA contains:
- a CDS encoding HupE/UreJ family protein, whose product is MESIKTGFSQKRIGRSIGGAIAALLLPLPSLAHHPLGGRVPANFAEGFLSGLAHPIIGLDHVAFVVAVGLLAAVSTWGIVIPAAFVLAAMVGTGLHLAELTLPAVEFVIAGSVLGFGVLLALRNRPQSSAITGLAVLAGLFHGFAYGEAIFGAESMPLVAYLAGFTAVQMGLAIAAFLVGRQLTQRSTTLFVQRAGLVICGIGATFLATALLNGLLPT